In one window of Dictyoglomus sp. NZ13-RE01 DNA:
- a CDS encoding peptide ABC transporter permease, which yields MEEEIRLVEEERIYVASQWKLMWWKFRKHKMAMISVGVLLVFYLIAIFAEFVAPYDPHKYDVRYVLAPPQRIHFFDETGFHFRPFVYGYKLELDPNTLRRIYIVDKTKKYPIYFFTEGPEYKLLGIFKTNIHLFGVREGHIFLFGTDSMGRDLFSRIVYGTRVSTTVGLVGVFISFILGIIIGGISGYFGGVIDLIIQRVIEVLRSVPTLPLWMALSAALPPHWDPVKVYFGITIILSLIGWTGLARDVRSKFLSLREEDFVTAARLAGSSEIRIILRHLVPSFLSHIIASLTLAIPNMIIGETSLSFLGLGIRPPAISWGVLIQDAQNIRTVALSPWLLIPFIFVVIVVLAFNFVGDGMRDAADPYAK from the coding sequence ATGGAGGAAGAAATTAGATTAGTAGAGGAAGAAAGGATTTATGTCGCATCCCAATGGAAATTAATGTGGTGGAAATTTAGAAAACACAAAATGGCAATGATAAGCGTTGGTGTATTATTAGTTTTCTACTTGATTGCTATTTTTGCAGAATTTGTTGCCCCTTATGATCCTCATAAGTATGATGTTAGATATGTGCTTGCACCTCCCCAAAGAATTCATTTCTTTGATGAAACAGGTTTTCATTTTAGACCTTTTGTCTATGGATACAAATTAGAATTAGATCCAAATACTTTAAGGAGAATTTATATTGTAGACAAAACTAAAAAGTATCCAATTTATTTCTTTACAGAAGGACCTGAATACAAATTACTGGGTATATTTAAAACTAATATACATCTTTTTGGAGTTAGAGAGGGACACATCTTTCTCTTTGGAACTGATAGCATGGGAAGGGATCTTTTTTCACGTATAGTTTACGGAACAAGAGTTTCAACAACAGTAGGACTAGTAGGCGTCTTTATTAGTTTCATCTTAGGGATAATTATTGGTGGTATCTCAGGATATTTTGGGGGCGTCATAGATTTAATAATTCAAAGGGTTATAGAAGTACTAAGAAGCGTACCTACATTACCTCTATGGATGGCTCTTTCTGCAGCTCTTCCTCCTCATTGGGACCCAGTAAAGGTGTATTTTGGAATAACTATTATTTTATCATTAATTGGATGGACTGGACTTGCAAGAGATGTGAGAAGTAAATTTTTATCATTAAGAGAAGAAGATTTCGTTACAGCAGCAAGATTAGCAGGATCTTCTGAGATAAGGATAATACTAAGACATTTAGTTCCTTCCTTCTTAAGCCATATTATAGCTTCTTTAACTTTAGCTATTCCTAATATGATTATAGGAGAGACATCCCTTAGTTTCTTAGGTCTTGGTATTAGACCCCCTGCTATTAGTTGGGGGGTTTTAATCCAAGATGCTCAAAATATTAGGACAGTAGCTCTTTCCCCCTGGTTATTGATTCCTTTCATTTTTGTTGTGATAGTAGTTCTCGCTTTTAATTTTGTGGGAGATGGCATGAGAGATGCTGCAGACCCATATGCTAAATAA
- a CDS encoding dipeptide/oligopeptide/nickel ABC transporter ATP-binding protein: MNNNKLLEVKNLRTYFLLDEGTVKAVDGISFEINKGKTLGIIGESGCGKSVTALSIMRLTGPKSKIVEGEIIYYPEDKDKPIDIAKLDPLGPEMRSIRGKEISMIFQEPRASFSPVHTIGEQIIEAIQLHQKLDKKRAREAAIEMLRVVGIPRPELRIDEYPHQLSGGLCQRAMIAMALSCKPQLLIADEPTTNLDVTIQAQILELLKQLQELFGMAVIMITHNLGVIAETAEDVIVMYLGKIVESAKVDELFENPLHPYTRALMESIPHIGPKRRRLKAIKGIVPDPYNLPNGCTFHPRCEYVMPECKENLPELKEVKPGHKVSCFLYK, encoded by the coding sequence ATGAATAATAATAAATTGTTAGAAGTAAAAAACTTAAGGACATACTTTCTATTAGATGAGGGGACTGTAAAAGCAGTAGATGGAATAAGTTTTGAGATAAACAAAGGTAAAACCCTTGGAATTATTGGAGAGTCTGGATGTGGAAAAAGTGTAACCGCCCTTTCTATCATGCGATTAACAGGACCAAAAAGCAAAATCGTAGAGGGAGAAATCATATACTATCCTGAGGATAAAGATAAACCTATTGATATTGCAAAACTTGATCCCTTAGGACCGGAAATGAGAAGTATTAGAGGTAAAGAAATTTCTATGATATTTCAAGAGCCAAGAGCATCTTTTTCTCCTGTGCATACCATAGGCGAACAAATTATAGAAGCCATTCAGCTTCATCAAAAATTAGATAAAAAAAGAGCAAGGGAAGCTGCAATTGAAATGCTAAGGGTTGTAGGAATCCCAAGACCTGAGCTCAGAATAGATGAATATCCTCACCAGCTTTCTGGTGGTTTATGCCAAAGAGCCATGATAGCAATGGCACTTTCTTGTAAGCCCCAACTTTTAATTGCAGATGAACCTACCACTAATTTGGATGTTACAATCCAAGCTCAAATATTAGAACTTCTTAAGCAACTTCAAGAGTTATTTGGTATGGCAGTAATTATGATTACTCATAATTTAGGGGTTATTGCGGAGACTGCAGAAGATGTCATTGTCATGTATCTGGGAAAAATTGTAGAAAGCGCAAAAGTAGATGAACTCTTTGAAAATCCACTTCATCCTTATACAAGAGCTTTAATGGAATCAATTCCCCATATAGGACCAAAAAGAAGAAGATTGAAAGCTATAAAAGGAATAGTACCTGATCCTTACAATTTGCCTAATGGTTGTACTTTCCATCCAAGATGTGAGTACGTAATGCCTGAATGTAAAGAAAACTTACCTGAATTGAAAGAAGTGAAACCAGGACATAAGGTAAGTTGCTTCTTATATAAATAG
- a CDS encoding peptide ABC transporter ATP-binding protein yields MQNTILLEVKNLKKYFPITEGFTRKLVGYVKAVDNISFYIKEGETLGLVGESGCGKTTTGKVILRAYDPTDGDIIFYLNGNPINIAKITNKEIKPLRRYMQMIFQDPYTSLNPRMTIRDIIGEPLLVNNLAKGKDLDEKVAELMKRVGLRPEYMRRYPHAFSGGQRQRISIARAIALNPKLIVCDEPVSALDVSIQAQILNLLKDLQEEFHLTYLFISHDLGVVEHICDRVAVMYVGKIVEVAKTEELFENPKHPYTEALLSAVPKPDPKQKRRRILLKGEVPDPSNPPSGCVFHTRCNYAKDICKEVMPELIEIEKGHFVACHLADKLSLQGIPISPK; encoded by the coding sequence ATGCAAAATACAATTTTATTAGAAGTAAAAAACTTGAAAAAATATTTCCCTATAACAGAAGGATTTACAAGAAAATTAGTAGGATATGTAAAGGCTGTTGATAATATAAGTTTTTATATAAAAGAGGGTGAAACTTTAGGACTCGTAGGAGAGTCAGGATGCGGAAAAACTACAACGGGAAAGGTTATTCTCAGAGCTTATGATCCTACTGATGGAGATATTATTTTCTACCTTAATGGAAACCCTATAAATATAGCCAAAATCACAAATAAAGAAATAAAGCCTCTAAGAAGATATATGCAGATGATATTTCAAGACCCATATACCTCCCTAAATCCAAGAATGACTATAAGGGATATTATAGGAGAACCTCTCTTAGTAAATAATTTAGCAAAAGGGAAAGACTTAGATGAGAAAGTAGCAGAACTAATGAAAAGAGTAGGATTAAGACCTGAATATATGAGAAGATATCCACATGCCTTTAGTGGAGGACAAAGACAAAGAATAAGTATTGCAAGAGCCATAGCTTTAAATCCCAAGTTAATTGTTTGTGATGAACCTGTATCAGCCTTAGATGTTTCTATACAAGCCCAAATACTCAATCTATTAAAAGACTTACAAGAGGAATTTCATCTTACATATCTTTTTATCTCTCATGATTTAGGGGTAGTAGAACATATATGTGATAGAGTAGCAGTAATGTATGTAGGGAAAATTGTAGAAGTAGCAAAAACCGAAGAATTATTTGAAAACCCAAAACATCCTTACACAGAAGCTCTTCTTTCCGCAGTACCTAAACCAGATCCAAAACAAAAAAGAAGGAGAATCTTGCTTAAAGGAGAAGTACCAGATCCATCTAATCCACCTTCAGGATGTGTTTTTCATACCCGTTGCAACTACGCAAAAGATATATGTAAGGAGGTGATGCCAGAATTAATAGAAATAGAAAAGGGACATTTTGTTGCTTGTCATCTTGCAGATAAATTAAGTCTGCAAGGTATTCCCATCTCCCCTAAATAA